The window CCCTCCTCGAATCGGACCGGATCGTCGAGAGCACGACCGGCCACACGACGGCGAAACTTACCTCCCAGCACGGCCTGATCTACGACACGCTCACGTCCCAGTTCGGCGACGAACGGGCGAAGGGGTACGCCGACGCGAACGAGGCCGCGATCGATGCAGTCGAGCGCCGCGTCGAGGAGCACGGCATCGACTGCGACTTCCGGCGGACGGAGGCGTACACCTACGCGGCCTCGAGCGACGACCTCGAGGCGGTCCGCGACGAGGTGGCCGCGGCCCAGGGGGTCGGACTGTCGGCCTCGTACGTCGAGGAGACGCCGTTGCCCTACGACGTCCCGGGCGCGGTCCGGTTCGACGACCAGGCGGAGTTTCATCCCCGGAAGTACCTGCTTGCGATCGCGGAGCGGATCGACGGCGACGGCAGCCACGTCTTCGAGGAGACGCGCGCACTGGACCTCGAGCCCCGCCCTCGCCCCTGCGTCGAGACGAATCGCGGGGAGGTCGTCGCGGACGACGTCGTCGTCGCCACGCACTTCCCGTTCTTCGATCGGGCCGGCTACTTCTCGCGGATGCATCCCCACCGGGCCTACCTGCTGGCCGTCCGGATCGCGGGGACCCCACCCGAAGGGATGTTCTACAGCACCTCGTCGCCCCCCGCGACGATCCGAAGCCAGCCGGTCGCCGAAGGTGACGACGAACTCCTCATCGTCGGCGGCCAGAGCCACAAACCGGGACTCGACGGGCCGCCGACCTCCGAGCGGTACCGCCGCTGCGAGGCGTTCGCCCGCGAGCACTTCGACGTCGAGTCCGTCGAGTACCGCTGGTCGACGATGGACTACTCGCCGGTCGACGAGGTGCCGTTTATCGGTCCCATCGACCCCGTCAGCGAGGGCGTCTACGTCGGCACCGGGTTCAACGGCTGGGGAATGACCGGCGGCACCGCCGCGGGGCTGATCCTCTCGGACCTGATCGTCGACGGCGCGAACCCGTGGGCCGACGTCTTCGACCCCCAGCGCCTGCCCACCTCGAGCGCCGCGAAGAACTTCCTCGAGGAGAACGCGAAGGTCGGCGGGAGCTTCGTCGGCGACCGGATCGAGTCGCTGCTGGCGTCGCTCCGGACGGACCTCGAGGACCTGTCCCCGGGCGAGGCGAGCGTCGTGCGACGCGCGGGCCGGCCGATGGGCGTCTACCGCGACGACGGCGGGACGGTCCACGCCGTGTCGGCGATCTGCCCGCACATGGACTGTCTCGTCCGCTGGAACGACGCCGAACGAACCTGGGACTGTCCGTGTCACGGCTCTCGGTTCACCCACGAGGGAGACGTCCTGTCCGGGCCGGCCCTCGAGGGGTTGCTCTACCGGGAACTGTGATCAGTCCGCGTCGCTTCCGTACGCTTCGATCACCGTCACGGACGCGATTCCGAGGAGCCGTCGCACGTCCTCGAGATACGCCCGCTTTCGGGCATCGCGGTCCGAGGACGGGCTCGAGTCCGGGAGTCGAAGCGTCAGGGCGTCCGCTTCCGGATCGTAGTCGACGGCGGCCTCCCGAAGCCCGTGGGTCGTCGCCAGACCGGCGGCGCGCGTTTCGGTTCCCTCGAGTCGCTCGAGTATCTCGATCTCGTACTCGAGGGTGACGCCCGCCAGCGGGTGGTTGAAGTCGACGGTCACCGTCCCGTCGCCGACGTCCTCGACGACGGCCCGTCTCCCCCCGAGTTGGACGGTCGTTCCCGGCTCGCGGTTTTCGGGAGCCACCGCCTCGGCCTCGAGCGTGACCAGCTCCTCGGGGACGACCGTCCCGAACGCGTCTTCGGGATCGACGGTCACGGCCACCGTCCTTCCCGGGTCGGCGTCGTCGATCGCGGCCTCGACGGGAGCGAACAGGTGGCCTTCGCCGGGAACGACGACGATGGGGCCGGACGCCTCCAACTCGGCGAGATCACTGTCGGCCGCCACGTCCGGATCCGTGGTGTCGATGATCCGACCGCTCCCGGTTCGCGCGACGTAGTCGATCCGGAGGTACTCCCGGTCCGCCATCGGTGTCATCGTGTCCGTCATTCGGGTGCGACGTTCATGGGTTTGAAGCTCATCTCGTCTTTGACTTCGCTCTCGCCGAGTCGCCTGATCTCCCCTTTCCCGTACTTGTAGCCGGGGTTGGGGTTCGCCGGATCGAGGTACGCCGGATTGATGTCGTTGTTGACCTGCTCGGGATACAGCCAGTAGGTGTAGGCAACGCCCTCCGGAACCGGCTGCCCCTGGATCGCGTCGTCCTCGTCGACGACGTAGGCAACTGCGGTGAAACTCCCCTCGGTGTTCTCCCCGCGCAGGTCGAACACGTCGCCGTTGACGACCTCGACGAGGTCGCCGGCTTCGATACCGCGTTCTTCGGCGTCGACGGGGTGTAACTGGAGGACGTTCCGTTTGAACCGCTTCTGGATGTACTCCAGACGCTGGTGGGTGTACATGTTCTGCCACAGGTGCTGGAGACGGCCGTTTGTCACCCAGATCTCGTCGCCCTCCGGGCTGAGCCGGTCGTAGACGTCGCCGATCGTGAGTCCCTCGTCGGGATCGACGACGCGGTCCCAGTCGACGCGCTGGAGGATCGCCTCGCCCGTGCTGGTGTGGAACCGATGGTCCGTCACCTCGCGTTCCCCGTCGGGAGCGTGGACGCGAGGCGTGCCCTGAACCTCGCCGCCCTCCTCGTAGGTCGGCATCTGGACGCCGTCCTCGACGGTCTCCATGTACTCCGCCGGCGTCACGTCGTTTGCCGCGGCGGCGTCGGCGATCCCCTGCAGGGAGTGTTCGCCGCCCGCGCCGGCGTGTTCTTCACAGATCTCGGTAAAGATCTCCCTGGGGCCGTCCCAGTCCATGTCGTCGGCCCCGAGACGCTGGCCCATCAGCGAGAAGATCTCCCAGTCCTCTTTCGCTCCTGCGGGACCGTCCATGAAGCCCTGGTACTGGCGGAACCGTCGTTCACCGTTCCAGCGGTGGTAGTCCCCTCCTTCCCCGGACTCGACCGCTCGCGCCGGCAGGACGATGTCGGCGAACTGCGTCGTCGTATTGGGATACAGTTCCTGATGGGTGAGGACCATCCCGCCGTTCTCGATGCGTTCGCGGAACGCCCGTTCGATCTCGTCGATGTCGGCGGTCTGTGGCTGGGGGCCGCCGGTACGCTCCCGCAACGCGTTGCGCAGGTCCTGGGTCGCGTAGGACTGGCGAGCCGGATCGTTCCCGATGACGTGCCAGTGGCTGATTTCGCCGTTCCTGACGCGCTCGACCGTGTTCGGTGGGATCGTCACGTCGTCGACGTTCTCGCCGTCGAAGGTCTGGGTCGAGCGCTCGGCGATGACGTCCCCTTCGACGCCGGGCGTCCAGAATCCCTCCTGGTGGCCGCCACCGCGAGTAATGCCGGTTCCCGGTCGTCCGAGACTACCGGTGATCAACGCGAGGTTCGCCATCGCACCGGTGTTCTCGTGGGACCAGCCCCAGATGAGCCCCTTCTCGAGCATGAACAGGGTGTTCGTCTCGTCGGCGTCGGGCTGTGCGATGAGTTCGGCAGCCGTGCGGATGTCATCGGCCGGGACGCCGGTCGTCTCGGCGGCGTTCTCGGGGTCGTATCGGGAATCGTCCAGGAGATCGTAGTACTCCTCGGGGGTCATCCCGAACTCCTCCTGGTACCAGCCTTCCTCGTCGATCGTCTCGCGGTCGCTCATCACCCACTCGTCGATGAACTCCTCGTCGTGCCAGCCCTGGTCGACGATGTGACGGGCGATGGCGTTGAGCAGGATCGGGTCCGTCGCCTCGTCGACCTGCAGGTGGATCCCGCCGTTGTTCTCGGCGTAGTTCGCCGTGAACTTCCGGCGGGGATCGATGAAGACGATATCCGGGTCGCCTTGCTCGTCGATCCACTTGCTGAAGATGACGTCCTGGTTTTCCTTGGGATCCGCGCCCGCGATGACCATCGTGTCCGCTTCGGCGGCGTCCTCGTAGGCGTACGACCATTCGGACAGGCCGGCGTTGACCATCCCGGGACACTCCGGGGTGAGTGCCGGCCGGTTGTGGCCGCCCCAGTTGGGCGAGCCGATGACGTCGAAACAGAGCTTCGTCCCGGCGAAGGTGTTTTCGACGAACTGGTAGAAGAACAGCTTCTGGCCGTACCCGTTCGGATCGCTCCCGCCGTCGGTCGCGATCTCGGTGGCACGAGCCCACGCCTCGATGGCGGTCTCCCAGTCGACCGGCACGAGGTCGCCGCCGATCCGGATCTTGGGCTGTTCGAGCCGGTCGTCGTAGTCCTCGTTGTTGGGCGTGTATAGCGACTGTGCCTGTGTCCCCCCTCGAATCGAGTGTGATCCCCCTTCGTTGACCG of the Halobiforma lacisalsi AJ5 genome contains:
- a CDS encoding FAD-dependent oxidoreductase; this encodes MSDASTPDDRRPESLWLATTPTTDYGPFDGGLEVDVAVVGGGITGLTAAIELKEAGRDVALLESDRIVESTTGHTTAKLTSQHGLIYDTLTSQFGDERAKGYADANEAAIDAVERRVEEHGIDCDFRRTEAYTYAASSDDLEAVRDEVAAAQGVGLSASYVEETPLPYDVPGAVRFDDQAEFHPRKYLLAIAERIDGDGSHVFEETRALDLEPRPRPCVETNRGEVVADDVVVATHFPFFDRAGYFSRMHPHRAYLLAVRIAGTPPEGMFYSTSSPPATIRSQPVAEGDDELLIVGGQSHKPGLDGPPTSERYRRCEAFAREHFDVESVEYRWSTMDYSPVDEVPFIGPIDPVSEGVYVGTGFNGWGMTGGTAAGLILSDLIVDGANPWADVFDPQRLPTSSAAKNFLEENAKVGGSFVGDRIESLLASLRTDLEDLSPGEASVVRRAGRPMGVYRDDGGTVHAVSAICPHMDCLVRWNDAERTWDCPCHGSRFTHEGDVLSGPALEGLLYREL
- a CDS encoding FKBP-type peptidyl-prolyl cis-trans isomerase; the encoded protein is MTDTMTPMADREYLRIDYVARTGSGRIIDTTDPDVAADSDLAELEASGPIVVVPGEGHLFAPVEAAIDDADPGRTVAVTVDPEDAFGTVVPEELVTLEAEAVAPENREPGTTVQLGGRRAVVEDVGDGTVTVDFNHPLAGVTLEYEIEILERLEGTETRAAGLATTHGLREAAVDYDPEADALTLRLPDSSPSSDRDARKRAYLEDVRRLLGIASVTVIEAYGSDAD
- a CDS encoding arsenate reductase (azurin) large subunit translates to MADNPNTNEVPVPPTDAERSVRSCRYCIVGCGYEVYKWPVGEEGSPSADENALEIDYPGGYGEWPSPNMHQIIKEDGQEYHVLFVPDDDYPVNEGGSHSIRGGTQAQSLYTPNNEDYDDRLEQPKIRIGGDLVPVDWETAIEAWARATEIATDGGSDPNGYGQKLFFYQFVENTFAGTKLCFDVIGSPNWGGHNRPALTPECPGMVNAGLSEWSYAYEDAAEADTMVIAGADPKENQDVIFSKWIDEQGDPDIVFIDPRRKFTANYAENNGGIHLQVDEATDPILLNAIARHIVDQGWHDEEFIDEWVMSDRETIDEEGWYQEEFGMTPEEYYDLLDDSRYDPENAAETTGVPADDIRTAAELIAQPDADETNTLFMLEKGLIWGWSHENTGAMANLALITGSLGRPGTGITRGGGHQEGFWTPGVEGDVIAERSTQTFDGENVDDVTIPPNTVERVRNGEISHWHVIGNDPARQSYATQDLRNALRERTGGPQPQTADIDEIERAFRERIENGGMVLTHQELYPNTTTQFADIVLPARAVESGEGGDYHRWNGERRFRQYQGFMDGPAGAKEDWEIFSLMGQRLGADDMDWDGPREIFTEICEEHAGAGGEHSLQGIADAAAANDVTPAEYMETVEDGVQMPTYEEGGEVQGTPRVHAPDGEREVTDHRFHTSTGEAILQRVDWDRVVDPDEGLTIGDVYDRLSPEGDEIWVTNGRLQHLWQNMYTHQRLEYIQKRFKRNVLQLHPVDAEERGIEAGDLVEVVNGDVFDLRGENTEGSFTAVAYVVDEDDAIQGQPVPEGVAYTYWLYPEQVNNDINPAYLDPANPNPGYKYGKGEIRRLGESEVKDEMSFKPMNVAPE